In Candidatus Korarchaeota archaeon NZ13-K, a single window of DNA contains:
- a CDS encoding DUF3782 domain-containing protein: MESLRLKRRMLRLLREDEEFRYAVAGLIGLDEILKRLDRHEEELVRLREDMNRLREDMMRGFERHDREIAELRREMTEGFKRHDEELIRLREDMMRGFELMRRHIDALGARWGLMAEEAFREGLRGVLERELGLRVERWSSHDEAGEVFGYPSEVEVDIVVKDGRLILVEVSSHVRASDVYILRRKADFYAGKTGRRPDRLMIVTPFIEERALEAARRLGVEVYTKV; encoded by the coding sequence ATGGAGTCCCTGAGGCTGAAGAGGAGGATGCTCAGACTGCTCAGGGAGGATGAGGAGTTCAGATACGCTGTTGCTGGGTTGATAGGCTTAGATGAGATACTAAAGAGGCTTGATCGCCATGAGGAGGAACTAGTGAGGCTCAGGGAGGACATGAACAGGCTCAGGGAGGACATGATGAGGGGGTTCGAGAGGCACGACAGGGAGATAGCGGAGCTGAGGCGGGAGATGACTGAGGGGTTCAAGAGGCACGATGAGGAGCTCATCAGGCTCAGGGAGGACATGATGAGGGGGTTTGAGCTCATGAGAAGGCACATAGATGCCCTGGGCGCGAGATGGGGGCTCATGGCCGAGGAGGCGTTCAGGGAGGGACTCAGGGGTGTCCTGGAGAGGGAGCTCGGTTTGAGGGTTGAGAGGTGGAGCTCTCACGATGAGGCGGGTGAGGTATTCGGGTATCCGAGCGAGGTGGAGGTTGACATCGTTGTGAAGGACGGGAGACTCATACTCGTGGAGGTGTCATCGCACGTGAGGGCTTCCGACGTATACATCCTCAGGAGGAAGGCCGATTTCTACGCTGGGAAGACGGGGAGGAGGCCAGACAGGCTCATGATAGTAACGCCCTTCATCGAGGAGAGGGCCCTGGAGGCGGCGAGGAGGCTGGGGGTGGAGGTCTACACAAAGGTCTAG